The region AATGATTTTGCCACCTTTACCGGATCTCCATCACAAGTACCTATTCCATCACTAACTAAATAAATAAGGTTCGTATTTTTTTTAGAATCAAACTTTTTCATCGTCTTCTGTGATTGTTTCAATGCGGCAGCAATCGGAGTCCAACCACTTGGTTTAAAGCCATTCAGTGCTTTTTGGAATGTCTGTTTTTCATAAGGCGCAAATCCATAAATTTGCTCAATAGCACTACATGACATTTTTTTATCTGCTTCAGAGCCAGAACCTTTATGGCCATATACGCGTAGTGATACATTAGCTTCTTGTGGAACACTGGACAGGAAACTATTAATCGTTTCTTTTGCAAGTTGCATACGTGTTTTCCCATTTTGTGCAAGTGCTGCCATACTTCCACTGGCATCTAAAATAATTTCAATATTATAGTTTTCTTTAAAATGGTAACGGGCATCTGGAAGTTTTGGATTACCAAATGAAGCAAACTGCCATTTTTTAATAACATCTTCAGGATTAGGAAAGTCTACTGAAACTAAAGAGTATATGTAACTAAAATATGTTTCCATTTGCTTATCAGTTGCCTGTTTAGGTAGTTTACCTATTTTTTCCATTTTATTTATAATTTCTTTTTCAATCTTCTTATTAAACAAATCAGCAGTTGCATATGGACCTTTTTTTTGATTAATCAAACCTGCTGTCTTTTCTGGGGCATCAGGAATGTTCCTTCCACTAACATCTAGAGATGGCTTATTATCATTATCACTATTGCTTTCTATGTTTTCATTCTTGTCTTGTTTTGTTGTTTCTTTTTCTTGTTGGTCCGAAACATTTTTTGGATTCTTATCTTCTTCATTATCACTGCAACCGACTATAAAGATTAATAAGGTAAGAAATAGTATCAGCACTTTTAAAACTTGTTGCATAACATAATACCCCATTTATTAAAATTTATTAGTTACCCCCGCCAATGTCTTGAATAAATCCTTTGATTTTTTTCAATACAGCGTTTCCTATAGACGTATCATTACTGAACGCTTGGGAAATAACTCCAACCATAATAACAATAACCGCAGCAATCCCAATCCACTCAAGTGTTTGCGACCCTCTTTCATCCTGTTTGATGCTTTCAAATCTGTTAATAGCCTTTGCGTAGATTCCATTAATAAAGTTCATTCTAAATTCCTCCTGTTTATTAAAGTAGATTAAAAATACTATTTTCACCCATCAACATATTCATGATCATCAAGCCCGCAATCATCAATATGGAAACAGGTGCAATTAAAAATGTTGTGACCAAAGTTACTTTTGGCGAAGCTTTAGCTGCTAATTCTTTAACTTGTTCCTGCCTTATCTGCCTTAAATCTTCCGCCTGAATTTTAAACGTCTTTGCTATCGGTATCCCTAGATCCATTCCCTGGATTAAAGCCTTGATTAGCGATTGAAATTCTTCGTTGTCATTTCGTTTTAATAATTCACGATATGCTTTTTCCCTTGGAACACCAAGATCAATTTCCTGATTAAATCGTGTAAACTCCTCACGAATTGGACCGTCGAAATATCGAATCACCTCCCTTAATGCGTGATCTAAACTAACACCAGCTTGTAAACTGGTACTTACCGTATCCATAAAGTCTGGTAAATCTCTTCGGATTAATAACTGGCGCTTCTTTGCCTCCCTCCGAATGAGTATAATCGGTATAAAATAACCGATTACTGGATTAAATATAATCATATATTGAGAGAATGGCAGCCCAATAACCATGGATAGTAACCCAGAAAAGAAGCCTATGATGAATAAAAATATTTTTAATCCCTGGAAACGGGATACCGTTAACTTTAATGGATTTCCGGATTTTCTCAGCCATTCTTCCACCATATGGTTCTCACTGAAGAAATTAATTCGCTGTCCCAAATCTGCAAAGTCATCTGCGTAATTCGTAATACGGCTGAATATTTCAGCCCTTCTATTTTTCTTTTTTACTTTTTTCTCAAACGGATCGATATGCGTTACATCTGCAACATGGTCAATTGCATACCGTTTCTCACGAAGAAATGTCCATAAATGTTTCATTGCAATCAGACAACAGAACCAAAAAGCGATTATTGTTAAAATAATTAATGCATCCATATACTACACCTTTATATTCGTTATTTTTCGTATCAGAAAAAATGATAAAACTATTGCAATGAGAAATATAATCAAGATAATCAAGCCAAAACCGGAAAATAATGGATCGATAAATCCGTCTATTACATTATTCATGACCAACAGCAGAAATATAGGTAACGCAGGTACAATAAATGAAATATATTTTTCTTCGGATGTCATCGTTTTGATCACCTGATTCAGCACCTTGCGTTCTTCAAAAGTGTCAGCCATTGTATCCAAAGTTAGTGCCAGGTTTCCTCCTGTTTTTTTCTGAATAAGCAATGTTGCGATAAACAGATTGAAATCCCGGGATTTATTTCGCTTCTGCACCGAACGAAAGGCTTTTTCCATCGTAACCCCAAGCTTCAATTCATTTGAAATTCGTTTAAATTCATCACCAGCTGGAGCTGATACCTCTCTGGCAACAATATCGATTCCCTGATTAATGGTTAACCCGGATCGTGCTGCATTTCCAAGTATCCTGCATATTTCGCCAAGTTGTTCATTGAATCGAATTTCATAGTTATTTTTCCTAAAGTAAAACAGTAAATAATTCGCAACAAACAACAGCAATATCGGCAGAAGCATCGCCACCAAAATTGGCATACCAAAAACTGAATAACACAGGACAAACAATGTAAGATAACCAGCCACAAAAATACCTATGTATTCTGAAGGCAGAAGATTTAAATTAGCATTCTGTAATTTATTGCGCAATGCCTGGGAAGACTCTTTTTCATCAAAATTGTC is a window of Virgibacillus ihumii DNA encoding:
- a CDS encoding type II secretion system F family protein; its protein translation is MNIAVSILYSLAVLSLLIFVYYYLGYRSQKKEWKQKVKQWFPEEERKSFISKWGDNFDEKESSQALRNKLQNANLNLLPSEYIGIFVAGYLTLFVLCYSVFGMPILVAMLLPILLLFVANYLLFYFRKNNYEIRFNEQLGEICRILGNAARSGLTINQGIDIVAREVSAPAGDEFKRISNELKLGVTMEKAFRSVQKRNKSRDFNLFIATLLIQKKTGGNLALTLDTMADTFEERKVLNQVIKTMTSEEKYISFIVPALPIFLLLVMNNVIDGFIDPLFSGFGLIILIIFLIAIVLSFFLIRKITNIKV
- a CDS encoding VWA domain-containing protein, with protein sequence MQQVLKVLILFLTLLIFIVGCSDNEEDKNPKNVSDQQEKETTKQDKNENIESNSDNDNKPSLDVSGRNIPDAPEKTAGLINQKKGPYATADLFNKKIEKEIINKMEKIGKLPKQATDKQMETYFSYIYSLVSVDFPNPEDVIKKWQFASFGNPKLPDARYHFKENYNIEIILDASGSMAALAQNGKTRMQLAKETINSFLSSVPQEANVSLRVYGHKGSGSEADKKMSCSAIEQIYGFAPYEKQTFQKALNGFKPSGWTPIAAALKQSQKTMKKFDSKKNTNLIYLVSDGIGTCDGDPVKVAKSFSKSNAKPIINIIGFQTDSKAQKQLEKMAEASDGIFTSVSNQEGLKEEFSRAEEVLRAWKDWKEQALNDAEYQKVEHSFDILGLTNEWGYKTDVLTTQLYTIITMLNEKGYITNEQEEKFLERRNTIEEMARQSRNELEEQLKKISADNVKKMKEKIKKKYDTQTQK
- a CDS encoding type II secretion system F family protein — protein: MDALIILTIIAFWFCCLIAMKHLWTFLREKRYAIDHVADVTHIDPFEKKVKKKNRRAEIFSRITNYADDFADLGQRINFFSENHMVEEWLRKSGNPLKLTVSRFQGLKIFLFIIGFFSGLLSMVIGLPFSQYMIIFNPVIGYFIPIILIRREAKKRQLLIRRDLPDFMDTVSTSLQAGVSLDHALREVIRYFDGPIREEFTRFNQEIDLGVPREKAYRELLKRNDNEEFQSLIKALIQGMDLGIPIAKTFKIQAEDLRQIRQEQVKELAAKASPKVTLVTTFLIAPVSILMIAGLMIMNMLMGENSIFNLL